A part of Carettochelys insculpta isolate YL-2023 chromosome 1, ASM3395843v1, whole genome shotgun sequence genomic DNA contains:
- the LRTM2 gene encoding leucine-rich repeat and transmembrane domain-containing protein 2 has translation MLPGSPDHWWRNRFSMRWRQTCLLASWLFLCAADSLFTCPSSCKCDSGSLEVDCSGLGLSTIPSDIPANTRIFLFLNNKLSMLPGPVFSNLSALQRLDLSNNFLDQLPQNIFSDLGNLTELQLRNNSIRTLDKDLLQHMALLRQLDLSINGLAQIPSGIFDDLPSLRLLSLRSNRLQSLDRVTFEPLVSLQLLQVGDNPWECDCNLRDFKHWMEWFSYRGGKIDQLSCTLPKELRGKDMRMVPMEMFNYCSQLEDENGSMVLDNSGPPCTKGSPTPPKSKSGPEQDMEPSVACPQKQRYRPVSVRRAIGTVIIAGVVCGIVCIMMVVAAAYGCIYASLMAKYHRELKKRQPLMGDTEGEHEEQKQISSVA, from the exons atgctgcctgggagccctgaccACTGGTGGAGGAACAGGTTTTCCATGAGGTGGCGACAGACCTGCT TGCTTGCCTCCTGGCTCTTCCTGTGTGCAGCAGACTCTCTCTTCACCTGCCCTTCCTCCTGCAAGTGTGACAGTGGCAGTCTGGAAGTGGACTGTAGTGGCCTGGGCCTCTCAACCATCCCCTCAGACATTCCTGCAAACACCAGAATCTTCCTCTTCCTCAACAACAAGCTAAGCATGCTGCCAGGACCAGTCTTTTCAAATCTCTCTGCCCTTCAGAGGCTGGACCTTTCCAACAACTTCTTGGACCAACTGCCTCAGAATATCTTCAGTGACCTAGGGAACCTCACCGAACTGCAGCTGAGGAACAACAGTATCAGGACCCTGGACAAGGATCTCTTGCAGCACATGGCCCTTCTGCGCCAGCTGGATCTATCCATCAACGGCCTCGCTCAGATACCCTCAGGAATATTTGACGACCTCCCATCTCTCCGCCTGCTCTCCCTAAGGTCTAACCGCCTACAGAGTCTAGACAGAGTGACCTTTGAACCATTAGTCAGCCTGCAGCTGCTTCAAGTTGGAGATAACCCCTGGGAATGTGACTGCAATCTGAGAGACTTCAAACACTGGATGGAATGGTTCTCTTATCGAG GAGGGAAGATCGACCAGTTGTCATGCACGCTGCCCAAGGAGCTGCGGGGTAAGGACATGAGAATGGTCCCCATGGAGATGTTCAACTACTGTTCCCAGCTGGAGGATGAGAATGGCTCCATGGTGCTGGACAATTCTGGTCCACCGTGCACTAAAGGAAGCCCAACGCCTCCAAAATCCAAATCAGGTCCAGAACAAGACATGGAGCCGAGTGTGGCGTGCCCCCAGAAACAGAGATACCGTCCCGTTAGTGTGCGCCGGGCCATCGGCACAGTGATCATTGCTGGGGTAGTGTGCGGCATTGTGTGTATCatgatggtggtggcagcagcttaTGGTTGTATCTACGCATCCCTCATGGCCAAGTACCACCGAGAGCTGAAGAAGAGGCAGCCACTAATGGGCGACACCGAGGGTGAACATGAAGAACAAAAGCAGATCTCCTCTGTGGCATGA